The Geodermatophilaceae bacterium NBWT11 genome has a segment encoding these proteins:
- a CDS encoding PilZ domain-containing protein → MTLASTVGRDRPDSGARVTVLADDVLHATEVRLSTEVELTAAVARTRDGRRVRLALGTELLLSWSADGGVRARRYRVTDVLGGGDPRWSLRPLAPAETGNRRLAPRADIAVPMAVQGPDGLVVGTTVDLSVSGARIAFPEPTLRRRLPSAGAPAQLVLVVDDVRLELDADVVDLAARPGGLRELRVAYLGLDQPTVEALRTTVERLLGERVS, encoded by the coding sequence GTGACCCTGGCCAGCACGGTCGGCCGTGACCGGCCGGACTCGGGCGCCCGCGTGACGGTGCTCGCCGACGACGTCCTGCACGCCACCGAGGTGCGCCTGTCCACCGAGGTCGAGCTGACCGCTGCCGTGGCCCGCACCCGGGACGGCCGCCGCGTCCGACTCGCCCTGGGCACCGAGCTGCTGCTCAGCTGGTCCGCCGACGGTGGCGTGCGCGCCCGCCGCTACCGGGTGACCGACGTCCTGGGCGGTGGTGACCCGCGGTGGTCGCTGCGACCGCTCGCCCCCGCCGAGACCGGCAACCGCCGACTCGCCCCGCGGGCCGACATCGCCGTCCCGATGGCCGTCCAGGGGCCCGACGGGCTCGTCGTCGGCACCACCGTGGACCTGTCGGTCTCCGGCGCGCGGATCGCGTTCCCCGAACCGACCCTGCGCCGCCGGCTGCCGTCGGCCGGCGCCCCGGCCCAGCTGGTGCTGGTGGTCGACGACGTCCGGCTCGAGCTGGACGCCGACGTCGTCGACCTCGCCGCCCGGCCCGGGGGCCTCCGCGAGCTGCGGGTGGCCTACCTGGGCCTGGACCAGCCCACCGTCGAGGCGCTGCGGACGACGGTGGAACGGCTGCTGGGCGAGCGGGTCAGCTGA